A single Acidimicrobiia bacterium DNA region contains:
- a CDS encoding L-threonylcarbamoyladenylate synthase produces MTVGPEVLDDAVEVLRRGGLVAFPTETVYGLGADATNRDALHRLYAVKGRPARHPVIVHVAAGAPLDELLAPWAAAIPPAARSLAESCWPGPLTLVLRRAVGVLDEVTGGRDTVGLRVPDQPLAQDLLTRFGGGVAAPSANRFGRVSPTTAADVRADLGLDVDRILDGGRCQVGVESTVVDCSDGRPVVLRLGGVSRERLEAIVAGPVPVCDDGTRPAPGTLASHYAPRARVVLVAAPEVSARASDLVAAGARVGLLAAVPPADLPPGVTVLAAPADVDELARDLYRLLRDADRQRVDVLLAVPPEPVGIGAAVADRLARAARVAEPRP; encoded by the coding sequence GTGACCGTCGGCCCCGAGGTCCTCGACGACGCGGTCGAGGTGCTGCGCCGAGGCGGGCTCGTGGCCTTCCCCACCGAGACCGTCTACGGCCTGGGCGCCGACGCCACGAACCGCGACGCGCTGCACCGCCTCTACGCGGTGAAGGGACGCCCGGCACGCCACCCGGTGATCGTGCACGTCGCCGCCGGCGCGCCGCTCGACGAGCTGCTGGCGCCGTGGGCGGCGGCGATCCCCCCGGCGGCACGGTCGCTCGCCGAGTCGTGTTGGCCCGGGCCGCTCACGCTCGTGCTCCGACGCGCCGTCGGCGTGCTCGACGAGGTCACCGGCGGTCGCGACACCGTCGGGCTGCGGGTTCCCGACCAGCCGCTGGCCCAGGACCTGTTGACCCGGTTCGGCGGCGGCGTGGCGGCGCCGTCCGCGAACCGGTTCGGGCGGGTCAGCCCGACCACCGCCGCGGACGTGCGGGCCGACCTCGGCCTCGACGTCGACCGGATCCTCGACGGCGGCCGCTGCCAGGTCGGGGTCGAGTCGACGGTCGTCGACTGCTCGGACGGCCGCCCCGTCGTGCTCCGGCTCGGCGGGGTCAGTCGGGAGCGGCTGGAGGCGATCGTCGCCGGGCCGGTGCCGGTCTGCGACGACGGCACGCGCCCGGCGCCCGGCACCCTGGCCTCGCACTACGCCCCGCGAGCCCGGGTGGTCCTCGTCGCCGCGCCCGAGGTGTCAGCCCGGGCGAGCGACCTCGTCGCCGCCGGGGCCCGGGTCGGGCTGCTCGCCGCCGTCCCGCCGGCCGACCTGCCCCCCGGTGTGACGGTCCTCGCCGCCCCCGCCGACGTCGACGAGCTCGCGCGCGACCTCTACCGGCTGCTCCGCGACGCCGACCGCCAGCGCGTCGACGTCCTGCTGGCCGTCCCGCCCGAGCCGGTCGGAATCGGCGCCGCGGTCGCCGACCGTCTCGCTCGCGCCGCACGCGTCGCCGAGCCGCGACCATGA
- a CDS encoding cysteine synthase family protein translates to IYAKLEGQNPGGSSKDRIALAMVDQAERDGVLRPGDTILEPSSGNTGIGLALVAKLRGYRVRVVMPKNVSVERRQLLEIFGAEIVSSPGEEGSNGAIRLAEKLAADDPTLRLLFQYGNPANPLAHYEGTGPEILRDCPDVDVFVAGLGTSGTLMGVGRFLKERRPSVRVVAVEPPAGELVQGLRSLEDGFVPPILDPGVLDRRLIVRARESIEWLRRLLNECGVFAGISSGAAVAGAVKAAAELEHGTVVVLLPDGGWKYLSSGAWTDPLDVVAERATQINYW, encoded by the coding sequence GATCTACGCCAAGCTGGAGGGCCAGAACCCGGGCGGGTCGTCGAAGGACCGCATCGCCCTCGCGATGGTCGACCAGGCCGAGCGCGACGGGGTGCTGCGCCCCGGCGACACGATCCTCGAGCCGTCCTCCGGCAACACCGGGATCGGCCTGGCGCTCGTCGCCAAGCTCCGCGGGTATCGGGTCCGGGTCGTGATGCCGAAGAACGTCTCGGTCGAGCGCCGCCAGCTCCTGGAGATCTTCGGCGCCGAGATCGTCTCCTCGCCCGGGGAGGAGGGGAGCAACGGCGCGATCCGCCTGGCCGAGAAGCTGGCCGCCGACGACCCGACCCTGCGGCTGCTCTTCCAGTACGGCAACCCGGCTAACCCGCTCGCGCACTACGAGGGCACGGGCCCCGAGATCCTGCGCGACTGCCCCGACGTCGACGTGTTCGTGGCCGGGCTCGGCACCAGCGGCACGCTGATGGGCGTCGGCCGGTTCCTGAAGGAGCGCCGCCCGTCGGTGCGAGTCGTCGCGGTCGAGCCGCCGGCGGGGGAGCTCGTGCAGGGGCTCCGATCGCTCGAGGACGGCTTCGTTCCCCCGATCCTCGACCCCGGCGTGCTGGACCGGAGGCTGATCGTCCGCGCTCGCGAGTCGATCGAGTGGCTGCGACGGCTCCTGAACGAGTGCGGCGTCTTCGCCGGCATCTCGTCGGGTGCGGCCGTCGCGGGGGCGGTGAAGGCCGCCGCCGAGCTCGAGCACGGGACGGTGGTGGTGCTCCTGCCCGACGGGGGCTGGAAGTACCTGTCGTCGGGGGCCTGGACCGACCCGCTCGACGTCGTGGCCGAGCGGGCCACGCAGATCAACTACTGGTGA